The Flavivirga eckloniae genomic interval ATAGGTATCCTTAACTGTTATTGGCAACCCATGTAACGGACCTAAGACCCCTCCTTTATTTAATAACTTATCCTTAAATCTCGCTTCTATAATAATGTCATTATAGTCTCTAATATCTGTTATGGCATTAATCGTTTTATTATGCCTTTCAATATGATTTAAAAACTGCTTTACAACTTCTACACATGAGATTTTTTTATCTCTTATGAGTTGTGTTATTTCTGTTGCGCTTTTAAAAATTATATGTATCATTATTATCGACTTTATTAAGCAAATGCCATACTATATCGCTTAAATCTTCGACAAAGATGCAACGCTTTTAAAGTGTACAAGGTTTAGGTATCAAGGATGAAAAAAGAAGAGGTATGCGCTTATAAGGAAGCACTCAAAAACCCTTATAAACATTAAGGTTTAAAGATTTTATTGATGTGTAAAAATTAAGGTATGAGTTTACAGGCAAATGCTATAAATTTTAGTTTTTATAACTAAGCGTTAAAAAATTCGGTAGGTGTTTTTCCGGTTTGTAGTTTAAAATGCTTGTTAAAAGTAGACTTGGTACTAAAACCACAATCGTAAGCCAAAGAAATCATGGTGTATTTCTTATTTTCAGGAAGTGATGCCAGCTCGATAAATGCATTAACCCGAAGCGCATTTATATAATTATAGAAGTTTTTGCCCTCCATTTCATTAATAACCTGCGATAAATGGTTAGGATGTACCTCCAGCTCTTTTGCAAACTCTACCAAGGTGAGTTCTTCATTTTTATAGATAGCATTCTCATTAACCAACCTATTTAATTTAGCATAAATCTGTGATGCCATATCCTCAGTTAAACCAGATTTTTCATATTTTCCAACTGGGGTTCTGGGTTTTGAATGCGCTTTGATAGCATCTTTTTTAACAGTGTTCCCAATATCTTCTTTTGAAGCTTGCTGCTCTAATACTTGAGTTGAATTAAAGATATTTAATTGATTAATCCCAAAAACGGCAATGCATAATACAAAAACCACAACTGCCAGATAAATAATATGGTTATCGAAAAAAGCTGAAAGTATCCAAATAAAAACAAATCCGAATGAAAGCAACCAAAGCCATTGTAATTCTTTTTTATCGGTATTTGAAAAATCATCCTGAATTTTTATCCTATACCTTTTTATCAAAACGATAGACCAAATAGAATAAGCCAATCCGGAAATTGCAATAACTAGGTTATTAGTTATTAAAAACCACTCAAACCCTACACCATCATTTTTATAAACATATAATTTTTCTGCATCCGGCAATAAATAAAACTCTGTAGCTAAAAGATAAATAGTAATAGTTGGCACAAAATGTAATAGTATTACCAAAATATTATTTAAAGGGTTTCCCGTTATCTCCCTTACATAGAAATACAAAAAGGCTCCAATAATTATGGGAATTCCAAAACTGGTTCCTAACCAGTTTGGATACTGATAAATCGTCTCACTAATATTAGCATAATTATATATTTGACTAATAGAAATAAATATTAGCCACAGTACCAAAATCTTATCCGCACGCGATTTATTCTTTTTTATTAATAAAAGAAGTGAAAGAAAAACAGCTATAAAAATCCCAACTATATAAATCACCATTTAAGTTTAAGCATTAAACAAAGTAACATAATATTTTGGTCTTTATTATGCTTCGTAGTAAATAAATAATGACCGGAAATCTAAATAAAATAACATAAACTACCTTAGTGTTTAAAGCCAAATAACTTCCTATTTTCCTATCTTTACCCTATGCAATTTCATCCGTTATACAAACGCTATTTCTGGCAGATTTTTACTTTCGGAATCATTTGGTTGTTTTTTGGTTTAACCTATGTTATGCTCGAGTATGGCATTTTGGGACAACTTACCATATATCCTGCAACAGGAAACAAATACAGTCCGCACAATTCAATAATTATGATTAGTAGTGGCAGTTTTTTGATAGGCTTGGTTCAGGGATGTGTTGAAGTTTTATGGCTCAAAGCATATTTTAAACATAAATCATTCTGGATCAAAATTTTATTCAAAAGCATTTTCTATACGCTTTTTGTTATTGTTTTTCTCATAGCGCTAACCCTTGTTTACAATTCATTTTTACACAAGGCTCCCATATTTTCGTCGGTTGTTATTGGCACCTTACTGGTGTTTATGAAGAAGTTCTCCTTTTGGAGCATCATATTATATTCAGGCATCATATTAGACATTTCTTTATTTTACTCGGAAATTAGAGACTATTTAGGTGAAAATGTCATGATTAACTACCTTGGCAAGTACCATAAACCCAAACAAGAAACACGTATATTTATGTTTCTGGATATGAAATCATCAACCACAATAGCAGAAAGCCTAGGTCATAAAGCATATTTTGAGCTTTTAAAAACCTATTATGCCGATATGACCAATGCTATTTTAGAAACTTCTGGCGAAGTATATCAATATGTTGGTGATGAAATTGTGGTTACCTGGAAAGAAAAGCCCGGGGTTTATAAAAACAACTGTATACATTGTTTTAGAAAAATTTCTGAAGCCATAAACAAAAAAAGAGATAAGTATATAGAACGATTTGGTTTAGTACCGGAGTTTAAAGCAGGTTACCACATTGGTATGGTTACAACCGGAGAAATAGGTGTTATTAAAAAAGACCTCATCCATACCGGCGATATTTTAAACACCTCGGCACGTATACAGGCAGAGTGCAATAAATTTAATTCTAAAGTGCTTATCTCGGAAGCGCTTTCAGAAAAACTAGTAGAAGACCATCGGTTTTCCTGTATTAAAATTGATAACTTATTACTTCGCGGGAAAAACCATCATATACAGTTGTATAAGGTGGTTTTTGATTAGTTAAGACACGAATACTAGTTAACCTTCTAATTAGAAAATAGGATCTAAAAAGACCAAAACAAATCCCTGCAAAAATTATTAATCCAATAATATCTATATGAATGGGAATACTTTACATATTCAAAAACAGCAATAAAAAAAGCGAACTCAATAGGTTCGCTTTCTTATTACTTTATATAAATTAATACATTACATATGCAGCGCTCTATCATCAGTAGCTGCTAAAGCTGCTTCTTTGATAGCCTCCGTAAATGTAGGATGCGCATGAGACATACGCGATACATCCTCAGCAGACGCTCTATATTCCATGGCCACAACTGCTTCTGCAATCATATATGCAGCACAGGTACCTATAATGAGGCTCCAACCTAAAACCTGGATCCTTCATTAATAATTACTGAGACTAAAAGGGTCGGAATAAAAGTACAGAACACCCAATATAACGATACAAGTCTTTTGTAACTAAATAAGGTGGCACAGGTTGCAATATTTGAGTTGTACAAATGGGGCCTACATAATCTACACCGCAATCTTCAGGTGGAAACGGTAATTGAAAGCAATGACCTGTATATTCTGTGTACCATGCAATTGGTATTACTTCTTCACTACTATTTTCATTAGAGCTAAAAGCAAAAGAAACCATAATAGCCAGTACTAATACAAATATTGGCAAAATAAGTTTTAAAAGTTTTGTTTTCATAATATAGACGTTTAAAGTTAATGACCTACTCTTTTTTACAGGTTTTCGGTCTTCTCCCTGACTGCAGTATATTTATCAAGTTATTTAATTTCTGTCTGTCGCACATAACTTGAAATTTCAAAGAAAAATCAATATTAATATCTATTTTAAAATAACTATTAAAATATAATCGTAAGGGATAAACACTTATACAAAAAGGACTATATCTAATGAACTGAAAAAAAAAGGTGCCTAAATGGACACCTTTTTAAAAATTTTAAAAGCTTTTTATCAAATCACATATGCAGCGCTCTATCATCAGTAGCTGCTAAAGCTGCTTCTTTGATAGCCTCAGTAAATGTAGGATGTGCATGAGACATACGCGATACATCCTCAGCAGACGCTCTATATTCCATCGCCACAACGGCTTCTGCAATCATATCTGCAGCACGGGCACCTACCATGTGCACACCTAAAATTTCGTCGGTTGTTTTATCTGCAAGCACTTTTACAAATCCATCTAAATCCATACTCGCTCTACTTCTTCCTAAAGCACGCATAGGGAATTGTCCTTTTTTGTATTCGATTCCAGCTTCTTTAAGTTGCTCTTCTGTTTTTCCAACAGCAGCAACTTCTGGCCATGTATAAACGACTCCTGGAATTAAATTATAATCTACATGTGGTTTTTGTCCTGCTAACGTTTCTGCAACAAATACACCTTCTTCTTCCGCTTTGTGTGCTAACATAGCCCCTTTTATAACATCTCCTATAGCATAAATGTTAGAAGCACTTGTTTGTAAATGATCATTTACCTCAACCTGTCCTCTATCATTTAACTTTACGCCTGCTGCTTCGGCATTTAAACCATCTGTATAAGGACGACGTCCTACAGACACTAAACAATAATCGCCTTTAAACTCTACCTCTTCACCTTTTTTATTGTCTGCTTTTACGATAACTTCATCACCTACACGTTCCACAGATTTTACTTTATGCGATGCGTTAATTTTAAACTTCTGCTTCTTTAAAACTTTATTAAGCTCTTTAGATAGGCCTGCATCCATGGTTGGAATAATACGATCCATAAATTCAACAACCGAAACGTCTGCACCTAATCTTTTATATACCTGTCCAAGCTCTAAACCAATAACACCTCCACCAATAACAATTAAATGTTTTGGTATTTCTTTAAGTTTTAAAGCTTCTGTAGATGTTATAACGCGCTCTTTATCAATATTTATAAATGGCAAACTTGAAGGTTTACTTCCAGTTGCTATAATCGTGTTTTTGGCTTCAATTTCGGTAGTTTCATCTCCCGAAATCGTAATATGTGTGGCATCTTTAAAACTTCCTAAACCTTGATAAACATCGATATTATTTTTCTTCATCAAGAAATCGACACCACCAATAGTTTGATCAACTACAGCCTGCTTACGAGCAATCATTTTTTCTAAATTCACCTTAATATCCCCTGGTATTTCTATACCATGCTCTTCAAAATGCTTTACCGCATCTTCGTAATGATGGGAAGAATCTAAAAGGGCTTTACTTGGTATACAACCAACATTTAAACAAGTTCCCCCTAACGTTGAGTACTTTTCTATAATGGCTGTTTTCATTCCTAATTGCGCACAACGTATTGCTGCTACATATCCTCCAGGACCTGAACCTATTACGGCTACATCGTATGAATTCATAAAGTTTATTTGAAGTTTTTTATTTTTTTAATACAGATCGTAAAAATACAAATGTTTTATGGTAAGGCAATAAAAAATACGACTCTTATCGTTTACGCTCAATATCTTTTATAACCCAATCAAACTCGGGGTCTTTTTTTAGGTTTCTGTCAATAATTGAGGATGAAATTTCAATATCTGGCATTACGCCATAACCATCGGGACTTTGTTTTTGTGGTGCTTCTATTTGCATCATACCCATCCTAATTTTTAGTTTGGTATTTGGCAGTTCGTATAGCTTATAAATTCCGGCAACAGTGCCATTATAAGCGCCCCCTGTTTCTTCACCAACAAAAGTGGCTCTTTTTGTAGCTTTTAAATGTGTGGATATTAATGAGGAAGCCGAAAATGAATTCCCGTTAATCAGCACATAAATATCTCCCGTAAAATGTAAAGGTCTAGGGCCCCTAAGTCTCGTCTGTCTAAACCTGTAATATAACTTTCCTTCTTGTTTTCTGGTCCTTATTAAATTTTGAACAACAATTACAGGAGAAGCCAAACCAGACAGCACTTTTATACTATTAGGCGTAGTATTACTCATTAAAAATTTCAAGAACGGTATGCGACTATTCACTTCGCTATCTTCAATAAACTTATACTGTTTATTGGTTAAATGTGAATACAGATAGTCTATTTCGGCTATTCTACCACCACCATTATCTCTTAAATCTAAAATTAAATATTTCGTTTTTGCAGAATCCAACTTCGCAAAACTTTCCTTGTAGAACCGTTTGTAATTACCATTAGTAAACCCTCTTAGCTTCATATAAGCCACATCTTCGGCTTCCTCTACAAAACGAAAGTTTCGTGTATACGTTTTATACTTTTTTATAAAGCCGTGCATTCTGTTAAACTTTCGTTTCTTTTTAGCTGCTATGCGATTGGCTTTTTTTTCTGCGGAAGTTAACTTTACAGGTTTTACAATTTTAGTAGAATCTTTCTTCTTAGACTTCTTTTTCTTTTCTATTCGCCTCAAAGTTTTTATAAATAACGAGTCCTCATTTTTAAAGGTAACCCTTAAGCTATCTACATAACCTTTATCCTTGTAATAAAAACTGGAAAAACGGCGTCCCACATATCTGTTATGCAATGTGGTATTATAGCCATCTGATGAAAAACGTGTTTTATATACATCTATTAAATCTGAAACCAAATCGTCTTCAATTTTAACCACTTCGCAACCTACAACAGTAGAGTCCTTGCCTCTGGTGCTTTTAACCCAAAGTTTGTTTTGTAAGTATTCAAAATCTAAAGCATAAAATTCAAACTTACGCTTAAGCAACTGTTTTCGTTCCTTTTTTGTGTACCATTTATTTGCAGAACCCAACGAAATATGCCCCTGTTTCACCTGAGAAACTACAGGCGCTAGCTTTTTGTAAAATTCACGAGAATTAATGGGTGTTTTAATAGCTTCTTTTAAACTGTCGAATTTAAAATCTAAAACTTCTTTAGGAGTATATTGATATAATTTGGGATGATGTCTTTTTAATTGATTGTAAACCTTATCAATGTCTTCATGTAAATCTACTACGGGATGTAATTTGGTTATCTGTTCGTTATGGGTTTTAACGCTTGTACAAGACACTAAAATCAATACAACCAAAACTAATAAAACCGTTTTTTTCATCTGTTATTTTAATTCTACCCGCTAAAGTAAATGTATTTAATTAAATGAATAATCAATTAGTAATTCTTTAACGCCTAAATTAAAGAAGAATTCCTTTAGCCTTTACCTAGAGGTTTCTGTTGAAATTGTCATTCCCATGCTTGTGCTGAACTAGTTTCAGTAAAAACAGGAATCTAAATATAGAATTTTGATCTCTTAAAAAGATAAAATCAAGAGAAAACCTCAATAATACTATTAAGTGCCTCCCTATCTCTAGAGATTTTTTAATTTGTTTT includes:
- a CDS encoding helix-turn-helix domain-containing protein; this translates as MVIYIVGIFIAVFLSLLLLIKKNKSRADKILVLWLIFISISQIYNYANISETIYQYPNWLGTSFGIPIIIGAFLYFYVREITGNPLNNILVILLHFVPTITIYLLATEFYLLPDAEKLYVYKNDGVGFEWFLITNNLVIAISGLAYSIWSIVLIKRYRIKIQDDFSNTDKKELQWLWLLSFGFVFIWILSAFFDNHIIYLAVVVFVLCIAVFGINQLNIFNSTQVLEQQASKEDIGNTVKKDAIKAHSKPRTPVGKYEKSGLTEDMASQIYAKLNRLVNENAIYKNEELTLVEFAKELEVHPNHLSQVINEMEGKNFYNYINALRVNAFIELASLPENKKYTMISLAYDCGFSTKSTFNKHFKLQTGKTPTEFFNA
- a CDS encoding adenylate/guanylate cyclase domain-containing protein produces the protein MQFHPLYKRYFWQIFTFGIIWLFFGLTYVMLEYGILGQLTIYPATGNKYSPHNSIIMISSGSFLIGLVQGCVEVLWLKAYFKHKSFWIKILFKSIFYTLFVIVFLIALTLVYNSFLHKAPIFSSVVIGTLLVFMKKFSFWSIILYSGIILDISLFYSEIRDYLGENVMINYLGKYHKPKQETRIFMFLDMKSSTTIAESLGHKAYFELLKTYYADMTNAILETSGEVYQYVGDEIVVTWKEKPGVYKNNCIHCFRKISEAINKKRDKYIERFGLVPEFKAGYHIGMVTTGEIGVIKKDLIHTGDILNTSARIQAECNKFNSKVLISEALSEKLVEDHRFSCIKIDNLLLRGKNHHIQLYKVVFD
- a CDS encoding DUF6520 family protein, with product MKTKLLKLILPIFVLVLAIMVSFAFSSNENSSEEVIPIAWYTEYTGHCFQLPFPPEDCGVDYVGPICTTQILQPVPPYLVTKDLYRYIGCSVLLFRPF
- the lpdA gene encoding dihydrolipoyl dehydrogenase, which produces MNSYDVAVIGSGPGGYVAAIRCAQLGMKTAIIEKYSTLGGTCLNVGCIPSKALLDSSHHYEDAVKHFEEHGIEIPGDIKVNLEKMIARKQAVVDQTIGGVDFLMKKNNIDVYQGLGSFKDATHITISGDETTEIEAKNTIIATGSKPSSLPFINIDKERVITSTEALKLKEIPKHLIVIGGGVIGLELGQVYKRLGADVSVVEFMDRIIPTMDAGLSKELNKVLKKQKFKINASHKVKSVERVGDEVIVKADNKKGEEVEFKGDYCLVSVGRRPYTDGLNAEAAGVKLNDRGQVEVNDHLQTSASNIYAIGDVIKGAMLAHKAEEEGVFVAETLAGQKPHVDYNLIPGVVYTWPEVAAVGKTEEQLKEAGIEYKKGQFPMRALGRSRASMDLDGFVKVLADKTTDEILGVHMVGARAADMIAEAVVAMEYRASAEDVSRMSHAHPTFTEAIKEAALAATDDRALHM
- a CDS encoding S41 family peptidase — translated: MKKTVLLVLVVLILVSCTSVKTHNEQITKLHPVVDLHEDIDKVYNQLKRHHPKLYQYTPKEVLDFKFDSLKEAIKTPINSREFYKKLAPVVSQVKQGHISLGSANKWYTKKERKQLLKRKFEFYALDFEYLQNKLWVKSTRGKDSTVVGCEVVKIEDDLVSDLIDVYKTRFSSDGYNTTLHNRYVGRRFSSFYYKDKGYVDSLRVTFKNEDSLFIKTLRRIEKKKKSKKKDSTKIVKPVKLTSAEKKANRIAAKKKRKFNRMHGFIKKYKTYTRNFRFVEEAEDVAYMKLRGFTNGNYKRFYKESFAKLDSAKTKYLILDLRDNGGGRIAEIDYLYSHLTNKQYKFIEDSEVNSRIPFLKFLMSNTTPNSIKVLSGLASPVIVVQNLIRTRKQEGKLYYRFRQTRLRGPRPLHFTGDIYVLINGNSFSASSLISTHLKATKRATFVGEETGGAYNGTVAGIYKLYELPNTKLKIRMGMMQIEAPQKQSPDGYGVMPDIEISSSIIDRNLKKDPEFDWVIKDIERKR